Genomic segment of Engystomops pustulosus chromosome 8, aEngPut4.maternal, whole genome shotgun sequence:
tgccagtctctgtagtatatagcctgccagccctagctagcatatagcctgccagccccctgttgtttatagcctgtcagccccctgtagtataaagcatgccagcccctctagtatatgtcctgcaagcccctctagtatatagcctgccagcctctgtagtatatagccagcaagaggCCTGTAGTgaatagtctgccagccccctgtagtatttagcctgccagccccatttagtataaagTCTGTCAGCccgtctagtatatagcctgccattccctgtagtatatagtttgtcagcccctgtaggagatgtgtatagcctgccatcccactgtagtatatagccagctagccctgtgtagtatatagccaaccatcccctaatgtatatagccagctagccctgtgtagtatatagccaaccatccccctgtagtatatagcctgccagccactgtagtatatagcctgccagccccctatagtatatagcctgccagtcccctctagtaaatagccaccagccccttgtaatatatagcctgccagcccctgtagtatatagtcagcatgctccctgtagtatatagccagccaacccctgtagtatatagcctgcaagcccctgtagtatatagccagccagctccttgtagaatatagcctgccagcccccgtagtatatagcaaaccagccccctgtagcatatagcctgccagcccccatagtatatagccagacatccccctgtagtatacagccagccagctccctgtatcatttagcctgccagcctcctgtattgTATAGACTGCcagacccctttaatatatagccagccagtcccctctaGTAAATAGCCACCAGACCCTTGtaacatatagcctgccagcccctgcagtatatagtcagcaagctccctgtagtatatagccagccaatccctgtagtatatagcctgccattcccctgtagtatatagcctaccagccccagtattatatagccagtcagctccttgtagtatatcgtctgccagccccctgtagtatatagccagccagcccccatagtgtatagccagccccctgtagtatatagccttcctgcccccgtaatatatagccagccagcccccagtagtatacagcctgcccagcccctgtatcatacagccagcaaacccctgtagtatatagcctgccagccacatgTAATATATAACCAGTCAGCTCCTTATAGAATATAGCTtaacagcccccatagtatatagccagccagcaccctgtagtatatagcctgcctgcccccatagtatatagccagccagcctcctgtagtatatagtctgccagccccctgtagtatatagcctgccagctctcatagtatattgccagccatccccctgtagtatatagcctgccagctcccgaagtacatagccagccatccccctgtagtatacagcctgcccagcccgtatagtatatagccagccagccccctgtagtacatagcctgccagcaccttgtagtatatggcctgccagcccattgaagtatacagccagcccattgaaGTATATTGCCTTCCAACccattgaagtatatagccttccagctgcCACTGCCCCGGAGCCTGCCTCCTAACTTACCTCTCTTggctccagcagtggcctcctcacTACCCGCAGTCCGACTCTTTATGATTTAAAGACCAgtgcgccgataattggcgctggcggGCTGCTTGCCATTATAAATACCTGCCCCGTCCTGTGTtctttgccggatctttgtgagaaagctctcctgatgccctctgtgattatcctgatttgcTGTtgtgacctcgctcctgtgctgcccattCCAACCTTTTGCTACGTCCCCGATTTCGATCCTGTGCTGTCCTGCCTGTTCCCGGCCATGGGTTTGCCTGATGcatctgtactacgccttggctgccTCTGCGGATAAAGTCGCActtgtggaaagacctggtggcaccataccgcagcaagtccaacccgctatgCGGCGGctgtggtgaaaaccgggtaccatttagattccggtcccaggtgcggAAGAAGGAAGCTAAGCAGTAAAGCCGCGCATGCGCCGTAGGCATTTGTGTTATAATACAGTCGACAGCCGCATGATGCACGTATGTAtccgcccacctcgactcgctagaCGCTCTGCATGGTTACCAGACAGAGAATAAATGGTCATTTTTCCCTTTTCGGAGCAGCGATTTTATTAGCTGAAGAAAGGTCgcccttatgctataagggctctacGGGAACCTGCCCGAAACGGAATCTTTTCAaacagtggtgacaggttccccttaaaaaAGAAGGGGCCGGCCTACCAAGGTGAGAGAGCAGCAAAGGATTATGGGAAGAGGAAGGGAGGAGTTAAGAGTCAGTCAGAGTTAGGAAGTCGCCAGTAAGGAAGAAGGAATCGGTCAGAGGAAGTAGACTGAAGGAGACAGCAGCCGATGTTTCAGGATGACCTGGAGGTGGCAGGCAGGAGAGCCTGAGGCTCAGAGGAGCTAAGCCGAAACAGACCCAGAGTGAatcagcacagcaagcagaggttgtaCCTGTAAGAAGCAAAGTGCAGTGCAACTAAGAAGCATAATTTGGAGCACATTGAGAATCATATTGAGGAGGTTGTCACCAAGGTGGCCGCATCCCTACAGTTCAAGTTCAAATAGGAGTATATGAGTTGTTTCTTTGGCGCCACCATCATCACAAGGCAAGTGACTTACACCtcgtcctcctccatcccctggGAGCCCCCCAATTCGGAAAAGGTTCATAACATCCCGCTGACCCACAACACCGACCTCCTAGGGCCCAAGTCAGCGAATATTATCCCGACTGGTGTCACCAACATTTCCCTACAAGTTCTTTCCTTCCCCCTTTTCAGGGAGCAAAGTGGCCCCTGGCCCCCATCAGTACCCCCGTCCTAAAGGGCGGGGCGCGACAGCATCAATAGAAAGCATTTTGGCAGATAGAGCAGCCCCTTTGTCAGGTGCAGGGCATAAAGATCAGGGGTCAGTGATGATGAAGCAGGAGATGGATCTTTATGGTGTGAGATcattttattttgtgtatttatgatatatgattTATGATTTATGATATAAGTGTCATAGTCATtcctgtaagggtgatgccacacatggcgtttgttttgaacgtgtttttggtccgtttttaagcagtccattaaaaaacgcatgcgttaaaaaaacaaCCAATGATCTTGATTGAAAATGGTCAAAAAtgcactgcttaaaaacggaccaaaaacgggttcaaaacgccacgtgtggcagcacccttacGCTCTCAGATTACCCTCTGCTCCCATCAATCACCcccgcatcccccccccccccccactggcttGAATATTAGGTATTACAGGTTTTTATTCACAAATCGATTGATTAGTGCAAAAAATACAATAATCAGAATGTGACTCCTGGACGCCATGTGCAGACACCGGACAAGCAGGAGGTCCTGAGGCATCTGAGCTCTGAGCAGAACCTTGGTGAAGATACAATTATCCATCGGCTTCTTTGCTCAGAAATCTTCATGTCTGGATCTCGATGACTATGAGCAACAACAACATGGGCGTCTTTTCTTCCTCGTATTATTTTCATTCATTTCTCGCTGAAGCTCTTCTTCTTGCCTTGCACGGTCTTGTTGTCTCCTTTCTTCTAGTTCTTCGTGTTTACTTCTTATTTCCTcttcgtcctcctcttcttctctttccTTCTGCATCCTCATGGCCTTCTCCTGCTCCTTGATTTTCTTCTGCTGCAGAGCTCGCTCAAAAGCCTCCGCTTCTTCCTCTTTCCTAAACCTTTCCTTTTTAGCCGCCTCATGGACATAGTTGAGGACGAATTTCCTCCTCTCCGCCGTCTCCTTCACTGGATCTCGAGGGATTTTCTCCACATGAAACTGAACGTCCTTAATGACTTCACACAAGAACTTCAGGAGCTCCTCGTGTTTTTCTCGTCTTTTACTGTGATTTTCTTGGGTGTAACTTTCAAATGCAAAGACTTTTTGAACTCCCATGTCCCTGAATATTCCCTCTTTTTCCGTCAGAGATCCGGCTGTCTTATGTGTCAGGACGACTATCGGGAAAACTCCTGGAATAGAAGGTACAAGAGACAAGTCAGAGGAGCTCAAGCCTGACCCAGAGACTTCTACTGCACCGACTGCACACAATCACTACAGAGAAAGTCCATAAAATCCAAGAGATCAGAGGAGCCGGGACATAAAGGAACATAATTCTGTGACATCATAATTACATCAAGGTTATTGTGCTGTAGAAAGGTgtccagactagagatgagcgagcactaaaatgttcgagtctcccattgacttcaatggtgcTCGTTATCCGAGACTtttgccgatgctcgagtgctcgtttcgaataacgagccccattgaagtcaatgggagacccgaacatttttcaatgtgtcattttattgagaaataataaggcagatttacttacccggtccgttcgcgatccagcggcgcgttctctgcgctggattcgggtccggccaggattcatcaaggcagttcctccgacgtccaccaggtggtggtgctgctgcgctgaagtccgctggaatgcctcgaaatacaccggcctacccaggatgaaggtgagtgaaattttcgcgacacaattttttttaaaaatgcggcagtttttccgaatacgtcgggttttcgttctgccgcggcccccgatttccgtcgcgcgcatgccggcgccgatgcgccaaattccgatcgcgtgcgccaaaaacccaggggaattcaggtacaatcggcgcaaatcggaaatattcgggtaacacgtcgggaaaacgcgaatcgggcccttagtaaatgacccccaatgtcttctgataagatagcagatgtacggaaacatctgcaatgtgttcttcactgaaatgatcctgtgttcactgaggaacacattgcagatgtttccatacatctgctaacttatcagaagacagttTGCATTGACTCGAGcagttctcgagcaggcgaaatactcgtccgagcaacgagccgtttcgataCGCTAAtaatcgaacgagcatcaagctcagacgagtatgctcgctcatctctagtccagacGCTTCATGAAGATCTCTGCAGTCTCTGATGTTAGAAAAGTTCAACCCAACTATCCCTGGGGGAGGACGCACCCTCCATATTATACACAGCACCCTCCATATTATACACAgcaccctccatataatatacagcaccctccatattatacacagcaccctccatattatatacagagcACCCACCAAATTATACACagcaccctccatattatatacagagcaccctccatattatatacagagcacccaccatattatatacagagcaccctccatattatatacacagcaccctccatattatatacagagcacccaccatattatatacagcaccctccatattatatacaacaccctccatataatatacacagcaccctccatattatatacagtacagccattattatatacagagcaccctccatataatacacagcaccctccatataatatacacagcaccctccatattatatacagcaccctccatattatatacagagcaccctccatataatacacagcaccctccatataatatacacagcaccctccatattatatacagcaccctccatattatatacagagcaccctccatattatacacagagcacccaccatattatatacagagcaccctccatattatacacagagcaccctccatattatatacagcaccctccatataatatacacagcaccctccatattatatacagcaccctccttattatatacagcaccctccatattatacacagcaccctccatattatacacagcaccctccatataatatacacagcaccctccatattatatacagcaccctccatattatatacagagcaccctccatattatatacagagcacccaccatattatatacacagcaccctccatataatatacagcaccctccatattatatacagagcaccctccatattatatacagcaccctccatataatatacagcaccctccatattatatacagagcaccctccatattatatacagcaccctccatataatatacagcaccctccatattatatacagagcaccctccatattatatacagagcaccctccatattatatacagagcacccaccatattatatacacagcaccctccatataatatacagcgccctccatattatatacagcaccctccatattatatacagagcaccctccatattatatacagtacagccattattatatacagagcaccctccatataatatacagcaccctccatataatacacagcaccctccatattatatacagcaccctccatattatatacagagcACCCACCATATTATACACagcaccctccatattatatacagagcaccctccatattatatacagcaccctccatattatatacagtacagcccttattatatacagagcaccctccatattatatacaaCACCTTCCATATTATACACAGCACCCtccttattatatacagcaccctccatattatatacaaCACCTTCCATATTATACACAGCACCCtccttattatatacagcaccctccttattatacacagcaccctccatattatacacagcaccctccttattatatacagcaccctccatattatatacagcaccctccttattatatacagcaccctccttattatacactgcaccctccttattatatacagcaccctccatattatatacagcaccctccttattatatacagcaccctccttattatacactgcaccctccttattatatacagcaccctccatattatatacagcaccctccttattatatacagcaccctccatattatatacagcaccctccatattatatacagcaccctccttattatatacagcaccctccatattatatacagcaccctccttattatatacagcaccctccatattatatacagcaccctccatattatatacagagcaacctccatattatatacagagcaccctccatattatatacacagcaccctccttattatatacagcaccctccttattatacacagcaccctccttattatacactgcaccctccttattatatacagcaccctccatattatatacagcaccctccttattatatacagcaccctccatattatatacagcaccctccatattatatacagcaccctccttattatatacagcaccctccatattatatacagcaccctccttattatatacagcaccctccatattatatacagcaccctccataTTATACACAGCACCCTCCTTATTATACACTGCACCCTCCATATTAAATACAACACCttccatattatatacagcaccctccatattatacacagcaccctccttattatatacagcaccctccatattaaatacagcaccctccatattatatacaaCACCTTCCATATTATACACAGCACCCtccttattatatacagcaccctccatattatatacaaCACCTTCCATATTATACACAGCACCCtccttattatatacagcaccctccttattatacacagcaccctccatattatacacagcaccctccttattatatacagcaccctccatattatatacagcaccctccttattatatacagcaccctccttattatacactgcaccctccttattatatacagcaccctccatattatatacagcaccctccttattatatacagcaccctccttattatacactgcaccctccttattatatacagcaccctccatattatatacagcaccctccttattatatacagcaccctccatattatatacagcaccctccatattatatacagcaccctccttattatatacagcaccctccatattatatacagcaccctccttattatatacagcaccctccatattatatacagcaccctccataTTATACACAGCACCCTCCTTATTATACACTGCACCCTCCATATTAAATACAACACCttccatattatatacagcaccctccatattatacacagcaccctccttattatatacagcaccctccatattaaatacagcaccctccatattatatacagcaccctccatattatatacagcaccctccttattatatacagcactctccttattatatactgcaccctccttattatatacagcacgCTCCTTATTATACACAGCACCCTCCTTATTATACACagcaccctccatattatatacagcaccctccttattatacacagcaccctccttattatatacagcaccctccatattatatacagcaccctccatattatatacagcaccctccttattatatacatcaccctccttattatatacagcaccctccttattatatacagcactctccatattatatacagcaccctccatattatatacagagcaccctccatattatatacagcaccctccttattatatacatcaccctccttattatatacagcacgCTCCTTATTATAGAcagcaccccctattatatacagggggtttattctggcctgggggggggtatactctggggCGAACGATTACTTTGGCCTGGGGGGTGGGGGTTACTGTGGCATggggggggtatactctggcctggcGGGTATACTCTGGACTGAGGGGCTCTATGCTCTGGcctggggggtatactctggACTGAGGGGCTCTATGCTCTGGcctggggggtatactctggACTGAGGGGCTCTATGCTCTGGcctggggggtatactctggACTGAGGGGCTCTATGCTCTGGCCTGGGGGGTATTCTCTGGACTGAGGGGCTCTatgctctgtcctggggggtatactctgggctggggggtatactcatacctcccaacatctgtgaaagggaaagagggacaaaatggcgatccccctaagccacacccccaatcactccctggccacacccaaaattttagccatattataataataaaaatcatctcaatgacacagatttaatgccttggtataaagggagggatcttctcagagattattgtaattattgcgactattattattattatggagattataataataattattattattattattgagatgattattattatttttactattattaataatcttctccattataataaaaataacaaaatttataataataataatagtctcaataattacaataataatctctgtaacagtgtaacagtggcagataacacttcttagttaccagaaatcctcatccttgtatcactgggcttatagctcagttagttaaggctcctgtctacagtgcagagggtcccaggttcgaaaatcagcctggccaaaactttatttaattaaattaatagcttgtgtctggggaagccctggtgcatgtaagtgcattgtccgtgtataatgcactgtgcggggagtcactaagatcctgcgcccgatatcctgcatgtgtcacttccccgctcaggtccccggagttcaccttcttcttcctggtgcatgtaagtgcattgtccgtgtataatgtgctgtgcggggagtcactaagatcgtgcgcccgatatcctgcatgtgtcgcttccccgctcaggtccccggagttcaccttcttctccctggtgcatgtaagtgcattgtccgtgtataatgcactgtgcggggagacactaagatcctgcgcccgatatcctgcatgtgtcgcttccccgctcaggtccccggagttcaccttcttcttcctggtgcatgtaagtgcattgtccgtgtataatgcgctgtgcggggagtcactaagatcctgcgcccgatatcctgcatgtgtcacttccccgctcaggtccccggagttcaccttcttcttcctggtgcatgtaagtgcattgtccgtgtataatgcgctgtgcggggagtcactaagatcctgcagccaatatcctgcatgtgtcacttccccgctcaggtccccggagttcaccttcttcttcctggtgcatgtaagtgcattgtccatgtataatgcgctgtgcggggagtcactaagatcctgcacccgatatcctgcatgtgtcacttccccgctcaggtccctggagttcaccttcttcttcctggtgcatgtaagtgcattgtccatgtataatgcgctgtgcggggagtcactaagatcctgcccccgatatcctgcatgtgtcacttccccgctcaggtccccggagttcaccttcttcttcctggtgcatgtaagtgcattgtccgtgtataatgcactgtgcggggagtcactaagatcctgcgcccgatatcctgcatgtgtcacttccccgctcaggtccctggagttcaccttcttcttcctggtgcatgtaagtgcattgtccatgtataatgcactgtgcaggaagtcatagtttcatagtttcatagtttatacggttgaaaaaagacacttgtccatcaagttcaaccaaggaagggaagggattggatgaggaagggatttaggggaaactaagatcctgcacccgatatcctgcatgtgtcacttccccgctcaggtccctggagttcaccttcttcttcctggtgcatgtaagtgcattgtccgtgtataatgcgctgtgcggggagtcactaagatcatgcgcccgatatcctgcatgtgtcgcttccccgctcaggtccccggagttcaccttcttcttcctggtgcatgtaagtgcattgtccgtgtataatgcactgtgcggggagtcactaagatcgtgcgcccgatatcctgcatgtgtcgcttctccgctcaggtccccagagttcaccttcttcttcctggtgcatgtaagtgcattgtccgtgtataatgcgctgtgcggggagtcactaagatgctgcccccgatatcctgattgtgtcgcttccccgctcaggtccccggagttcagcttcttcttcctggtgcatgtaagtgcattgtccgtgtataatgcgctgtgtagggagttactaagatcctgtgcacgatatcctgcatgtgtcgcttccccgctcaggtccccggagttctgattcttcttcctggtgcatgtaagtgcattgtctgtgtataatgtgctgtgcggggagtcactaagatcctgcacccgatatcctgcatgtgtcacttccccgctcaggtccccggagttcaccttcttcttcctggtgcatgtaagtgcattgtccgagtataatgcgctgtgcggggagtcactaagatcctgcgcccgatatcctacatgtgtcgcttccccgctcaggtcccaggagttcaccttcttcttcctggtgcatgtaagtgcattgtccgtgtataatgcgctgtgcggggagtcactaagatcctgcgcccgatatcctgcatgtgtcgcttccccgctcaggtccccggagttcaccttcttcttcctggtgcatgtaagtgcattgtccatgtataatgcgctgtgcggggagtcactaagatcatgcgcccgatatcctgcatgtgtcgcttccccgctcaggtccccggagttcaccttcttcttcctggtgcatgtaagtgcattgtccgagtataatgcgctgtgcggggagtcactaagatcctgcgcccgatatcctacatgtgtcgcttccccgctcaggtcccaggagttcaccttcttcttcctggtgcatgtaagtgcattgtccgtgtataatgcgctgtgcggggagtcactaagatcctgcgcccgatatcctgcatgtgtcgcttccccgctcaggtccccggagttcaccttcttcttcctggtgcatgtaagtgcattgtctgtgtataatgtgctgtgcggggagtcactaagatcctgcacccgatatcctgcatgtgtcgcttccccgctcaggtcccaggagttcagcttcttcttcctggtgcatgtaagtgcattgtccgtgtataatgcgctgtgcggggagtcactaagatcctgccccgatatcctgcatgtgtcgcttccccgctcaggtcccaggagttcagcttcttcttcctggtgcatgtaagtgcattgtccatgtataatgcgctgtgcggggagtcactaagattgtgtgcccaatatcctgcatgtgtcgcttccccgctcaggtccccggagttcaccttcttcttcccagtgcatgtaagtgcattgtccatgtataatttgctgtgtggggagtcactaagatcgtatgCCCTAAGAGAGtaagatgaagcagcactccaaaatatagtggaaaggaagtttattccaccattgatgcgacgtttcgccttatcattaaaggcattttcaacatacttgaaaatgcctttaatgataaggcgaaacgtcgcatcaatggTGGAATAAACTTCCTTTTCActatattttggagtgctgcttcatcttaCTCTCTTACTGCATTCAGCGAGCCACATCAGACCCGctctgaagac
This window contains:
- the LOC140076250 gene encoding uncharacterized protein, which encodes MDRDEMRQFIQNFSLDRCKRGSQGFNRILIQLFGLTGHGKSSFINTCIYVWEDQEFKNRAKAWGSDGAKTTERIPYKLTENITLVDNRGCVKMNDSEFGEIYAQLGNLLPLGKTVEWEKEFQLVERITKAEKQIKSSDFVFPVFIHSVRKEITEEEKMELKILLRTADKLTGVFPIVVLTHKTAGSLTEKEGIFRDMGVQKVFAFESYTQENHSKRREKHEELLKFLCEVIKDVQFHVEKIPRDPVKETAERRKFVLNYVHEAAKKERFRKEEEAEAFERALQQKKIKEQEKAMRMQKEREEEEDEEEIRSKHEELEERRQQDRARQEEELQREMNENNTRKKRRPCCCCS